One genomic segment of Ricinus communis isolate WT05 ecotype wild-type chromosome 3, ASM1957865v1, whole genome shotgun sequence includes these proteins:
- the LOC8260091 gene encoding guanine nucleotide-binding protein subunit beta-like protein yields MAERLILLGTMRAHTDQVTAIATPIDNSDMIVTASRDKSIILWKLIKDEKTYGVAHRRLTGHSHFVQDVVLSSDGQFALSGSWDGELRLWDLAAGVSARRFVGHTKDVLSVAFSIDNRQIVSASRDRTIKLWNTLGECKYTIQDGDAHNDWVSCVRFSPNTLQPTIVSASWDRTVKVWNLTNCKLRCTLAGHGGYVNTVAVSPDGSLCASGGKDGVILLWDLAEGKRLYNLDAGAVIHALCFSPNRYWLCAATENSIKIWDLESKSIVEDLKVDLKAEAEKSDGSTVASTGAKKKNIYCTSLSWNADGSTLFSGYTDGVIRVWGIGRF; encoded by the exons ATGGCAGAACGTTTGATCCTTCTCGGCACCATGAGAGCCCACACCGATCAAGTCACAGCAATTGCGACACCCATTGACAACTCAGACATGATTGTCACAGCCTCTCGTGACAAATCAATCATTCTCTGGAAACTCATCAAGGACGAAAAGACCTACGGAGTAGCCCACCGTCGATTGACTGGTCACTCCCACTTCGTCCAAGACGTTGTACTTTCATCCGACGGTCAATTTGCTCTATCCGGCTCCTGGGACGGCGAGCTCCGTCTCTGGGATCTTGCCGCCGGCGTCTCCGCTCGCCGCTTCGTGGGCCATACGAAGGATGTCCTCTCCGTCGCTTTCTCAATCGACAACCGTCAGATCGTGTCCGCTTCTCGTGACCGTACGATTAAGCTGTGGAACACACTGGGTGAGTGCAAATACACAATTCAAGATGGTGATGCGCATAATGATTGGGTGAGTTGCGTGCGTTTTAGCCCTAATACTTTACAGCCGACTATAGTTTCGGCTTCATGGGACCGGACAGTGAAGGTGTGGAATTTGACTAACTGTAAGCTAAGGTGCACTCTGGCTGGGCACGGTGGGTATGTTAACACAGTGGCCGTGTCTCCAGATGGGTCTTTGTGTGCCAGCGGAGGAAAGGATGGAGTGATATTGTTGTGGGATTTGGCGGAGGGAAAGAGGCTTTATAATTTGGATGCAGGAGCTGTGATCCACGCATTGTGTTTTAGTCCTAATAGGTACTGGTTATGTGCTGCTACTGAGAATAGTATTAAGATTTGGGATTTGGAAAGTAAGAGTATTGTTGAGGATTTGAAGGTCGATCTTAAAGCTGAAGCTGAGAAATCTGATGGCTCTACTGTTGCTTCTACTGGTGCAAAGAAGAAg AACATCTACTGCACAAGCTTGAGCTGGAATGCTGATGGAAGCACCTTGTTCAGTGGCTATACCGATGGCGTGATAAGAGTCTGGGGAATCGGTCGCTTCTAA
- the LOC8260093 gene encoding E3 ubiquitin-protein ligase ORTHRUS 2: protein MAHDIQIQLPCDGDGVCMKCKLKPIDEETLTCSTCVTPWHLTCLSSKTETLASTLQWECPDCSGAGGGGDDVTAAAPADVAAGGGGSELVTKIKEIEADVTLNEKEKAKKRQALLSGTIDDNDDDDGSEDNSKNDVFDVLDEAFKCAFCMQLPERPVTTPCGHNFCLKCFQRWIGQRKLTCAKCRSAIPPKMASQPRINSSLVAAIRMAKLSKSIVSGGLPKVYHFVHNQNRPDKAYTTERAQRSGKANACSGKIFVTVPPDHFGPIPAENDPERNQGVLVGECWEDRLECRQWGAHLPHVAGIAGQSNYGAQSVALSGGYIDDEDHGEWFLYTGSGGRDLSGNKRTNKEQSFDQKFEKMNEALRLSCRKGYPVRVVRSHKEKRSSYAPESGVRYDGVYRIEKCWRKVGIQGHKVCRYLFVRCDNEPAPWTSDEHGDRPRPLPVIKELAKATDITERKESPSWDFDESDGRWKWKIPPPQSRKPVNARNSEDLKMSRKVIRKAQNTSVRDRLLKEFSCLICRQVMNQPITTPCAHNFCKSCLEGAFTGKTLMRERSKGGRTLRAQKNIMHCPRCPTDISDFLQDPKVNREVMAVIESLQRQTEETVDSVDDSGEEEADGSEENPCVTEAGEDDSEKTAAHNGLENPSKCEPEVAIEQKKENEISAGKTGCGNEHSEEASKLESEVAEDGGLNVQVPAARLSCKRKIPDSGAESREPTVGAKKRNRRGQEATADGNNSPSSPLNVRSSDDDFE, encoded by the exons atggcgCACGATATCCAAATCCAACTCCCGTGTGACGGAGATGGCGTTTGTATGAAATGCAAATTAAAACCAATAGATGAAGAAACGCTAACGTGTAGCACGTGCGTAACTCCGTGGCACCTGACTTGTCTTTCCTCTAAAACAGAAACCCTAGCTTCAACTCTCCAATGGGAGTGTCCTGATTGCTCCGGTGCTGGCGGTGGTGGTGACGACGTCACTGCTGCAGCACCTGCGGACGTGGCAGCAGGAGGAGGAGGAAGTGAGTTAGTGaccaaaataaaagagattgAAGCTGATGTTACGCttaatgaaaaggaaaaagctaaaaaaagaCAAGCGTTATTGAGTGGTACAATTGATGATAACGACGATGATGATGGCAGTGAAGAtaacagtaaaaatgatgTTTTTGATGTTCTTGATGAGGCTTTTAAATGCgctttttgtatgcagttgcCTGAACGTCCTGTTACT ACACCATGTGGCCACAATTTCTGTCTCAAGTGTTTCCAGAGATGGATTGGACAAAGAAAGCTTACTTGTGCGAAATGCCGCTCTGCAATTCCTCCAAAAATGGCTAGTCAGCCGCGTATTAATTCTAGTCTTGTAGCTGCCATTCGTATGGCTAAGTTGTCAAAATCAATTGTTTCTGGGGGGCTACCGAAAGTTTACCATTTTGTGCACAATCAAAACAGGCCAGACAAGGCATATACTACTGAACGTGCACAAAGATCTGGCAAGGCTAATGCTTGCAGTGGAAAGATATTTGTTACCGTGCCACCTGATCATTTTGGGCCTATTCCAGCTGAAAATGATCCAGAAAGAAATCAAGGTGTACTTGTTGGGGAGTGTTGGGAGGATAGATTGGAATGCAGGCAATGGGGTGCACATCTTCCTCATGTTGCTGGTATTGCTGGTCAGTCAAACTATGGTGCACAGTCAGTTGCACTTTCTGGAGGCTATATAGATGATGAAGATCATGGTGAATGGTTTCTGTACACTGGAAG TGGCGGTCGGGACCTGAGTGGAAATAAGAGAACAAATAAGGAGCAGTCATTTGATcagaaatttgaaaagatgaatgaGGCGCTTAGACTGAGTTGCAGAAAGGGCTACCCTGTTAGGGTTGTGAG GTCTCACAAGGAGAAACGTTCCTCATATGCCCCTGAAAGTGGGGTGCGCTATGATGGAGTTTATAGAATAGAAAAGTGCTGGCGGAAAGTTGGAATTCAA GGTCATAAGGTTTGTAGATACTTATTTGTTAGATGCGACAATGAACCTGCTCCTTGGACAAG CGATGAGCATGGTGACCGACCAAGACCCTTGCCTGTTATAAAAGAGCTTGCAAAAGCAACTGACATAACGGAGAGAAAGGAAAGTCCATCATGGGATTTTGAT GAAAGTGATGGGCGCTGGAAATGGAAAATACCTCCACCTCAAAGCCGAAAACCAGTTAATGCTAGAAACTCTGAGGACTTAAAGATGTCAAGGAAAGTTATTCGGAAAGCACAGAATACAAGTGTGAGGGACCGACTCCTAAAAG AATTCAGTTGTTTAATATGTCGGCAAGTGATGAATCAACCAATTACAACGCCCTGTGCGCATAACTTCTGCAAGTCGTGTTTGGAGGGTGCATTCACTGGGAAGACTCTTATGAGAGAGAGAAGTAAAGGTGGACGGACACTTCGGGCACAAAAAAATATCATGCACTGCCCTCGTTGCCCAACGGACATTTCTGATTTTCTTCAAGACCCTAAG GTTAATCGAGAAGTAATGGCAGTGATTGAATCACTTCAACGTCAGACAGAAGAGACTGTGGATTCTGTGGATGATTCAGGTGAGGAAGAGGCAGATGGATCTGAGGAGAATCCTTGTGTTACAGAAGCTGGAGAAGATGATTCTGAGAAGACTGCTGCTCACAATGGCTTGGAGAATCCAAGTAAGTGTGAGCCTGAGGTTGCCATCGAGCAGAAGAAAGAGAATGAAATTTCTGCAGGGAAGACTGGGTGCGGAAATGAGCACTCTGAAGAAGCTAGCAAACTAGAGTCAGAAGTTGCTGAAGATGGTGGTTTGAATGTGCAAGTCCCTGCAGCAAGGCTCTCTTGTAAAAGGAAGATTCCTGACAGTGGGGCTGAGTCACGGGAACCAACTGTTGGGGCAAAGAAAAGGAACCGTAGAGGTCAGGAAGCAACAGCGGATGGCAATAATTCACCATCAAGTCCTCTCAATGTGAGATCATCTGATGATGACTTTGAATGA